The stretch of DNA AGGACTTGTGCATCGCCATAGCCGCGCTCGGCGACCGCGTCACGCGCGCGTTGCAGGCTGGCGGCATCTTTGAACGGGCCGATGCGAACCCGGTACAGGCCCCCGCCTTCGACCACATCGGCATCGAGGCGTCGCGCCAATGCGGTCGCGCGGCCCGCGTTCGAGAAGGTTGCGACCTGCAAGACATATCGTCGTCCAGCTACCAACACGGGAAGTGGCTTGCGGGCGGGAAGCATGTCCAGGCTCGCCGCCTGAGTGAAAATTGGATTGCGCTCGCTGGCGGCTTTGCCGGCGCGTAGCAACGATGCGTCGTGTGCCGTCGGGACGATCGCGCGGATACGGACGGCTGCGACCTGGCGCCGGTCCGTCCCGAGCACATGCGCCGCGGCGCGCGAGAGGTCGATCATACGGTCGCGACGCCCTGGCCCGCGGTCGTTGATCCGGACCAGGATCGAACGGCCGGTCGCCACCGACGTCACCTCGACGAACGAGCCAAGTGGCAAGGTGCGATGCGCGGCGGTCATGGCGTCAGGATCGAACGCCTCACCCGATGCGGTGCGGTTTCCCGACAATTCCTCGCCATACCAGCTGGCTAGCCCGGTATCCTTATAACTGCCATAAAGGCCGCCGCCCGCCGGGAGTGGTGCGCCCACGCTTTCGCGCGCATTGCTGCATCCCGCCAGCGCGAGCGCCAGGCACAGCGTCCTAGCGCTCGACCGCATCGGCCAGCAAACCAACCGAGAGCGCGTAGAAGTTCGAGCAGTTATAATCGAGAATGACGCGGTAATTGCTGGTCAGCAGATAAGCGGTAGCCCCCTGCCCGTCCGGCTCGAGCAACGTTGCCATCACGCTGTCGGCGGGCAGGCTTCGGCCTTGCGGCGTCACGCCAAGCGCGCGCCATTCGGCGATCGTCCGCCAGCCGCTGTGGCGCTCGAACACGCGGGGACAACGCGGCGACACCAGCCGGTTGCGGACCTGCGACCGATCGAGCCCGGCGGGCACGTTGACCGCGACGCCCCAGGGCTGGCCCGGGCGCCAGCCGGCGTCGGTGAAGTAATTGCCGATCGATGCGAGCGTGTCGGCCGGACTGTTCCAGATGTCGGCACGGCCGTCGCCGTCGCCGTCGCGCGCCAGGCGCAGATAGATAGACGGCAGGAATTGCGGATTGCCCGTCGCTCCTGCCCAGCTGCCCTTCAACTGCTCGCGCGTCACGCCGCGGTCGAGCATCTTCAGTCCGGCGATGAACTCGCCTGCGAACAGCGACCTGCGCCGCCCCTCATAAGCGAGGCTGGCGAGCGAGCGGAGGAGATCGAAATTGCCGGTATAGCTGCCGTAATTCGTCTCATGCCCCCAGATCGCGACCATGACTGATTCGGGAACGCCGGTCTGCTGCTCGATGCGCTGCAGACGGGAGCGCTGCGCAAGATACGTCTGACGCCCGCGCGCGATCCGCGCCGCATCAACGTGCTGGGCCTTGTAGGGCGCGAACGCGGGGATGGCGCTCGGGTTGGTCGAACCGGGTTGAGCACGGTCCAACTCGATCACCCGCGTGTTGAGCGTGAGCGTGGGGAACACCGCGTCCGCCGTGCGCGCACTGACGCCGTCCGCAAGCGCCTGCTGACGCAGTACGCTCATGTACGATTGAAACCCTGCGTCGTCCTGCGCCGCCGCTGGTGCGCTACCGCACAGCAGGGCGATCATGCCGAATACGCCGTTGCGCAGCCAAGCTGCTCGTGATGCCCCACCCATGACGAGGATGTGCCACAGACGCCCGCCAACCGGAACCTCGCATCGTCGCATCAAGGGCACGCACAGCCGCGCGAACTGCGTTTACGATGGCGTATTCGCCGCCGCCGTTGAAGCTGGCGAACTCCGTGGTCGCCTAGGGCGACGATTTCGGCAAAGGGAGGCGATCAATCCTATCGCGTAAGGCGGTACAGCAGGGACCCGGTAGCCATATGGCGCGAAAGCATTCGAAACACGGTTTCACCGACGACCTACGCCACGAAGACGAGACCCCGGCAGAGACGCTGGCGTGCTGGCTCTGCGGTCGGCCGACCGGCAAGATCGTCGTCTGGCATCACCCCGTTCCAAAAAGCCGTGGCGGGCGGGACGTCGTACCGATGCACCCGATCTGCTAGCAGACGCTGACGGCCAACTTCACCAACTCCGAATTGCAGCGTCATGGCATGGATGCGGAGGGTCTGCTCGCGCACCCCGCCGTGCGCAAATTCGTCGACTGGGTCGCGAACAAGGAGCCGGATTTCACCGCCACCACGACCAAGAAACAGCGGTGACGCGCACATGGCCGGCACCGACCCTGGTCGCGTGGACGCACGCCGCGGCGAATGTCGTCGAACCGACATGCCGCGGCGTGCACAGGCTTATCTGACCGCGAGCGCCGCCGCGATTTCCGCGGACTTGGCCTGCCGCAGAACGCCGCAGTGCCGTATGACCTCCAGCGTGCGTTCGTATCCCAGCACGCCGACATCGGCCTTGCGGATCAGCGCGCCGACCTTCGCATCGATCCGGTCGGCCCGATCGGCCCCGCACTGCGTGGCCAGCGCCTGCGGGAGGCGGCTCGTCAGGAAGATGCCGTTACCGCCAGCAAGAAGCTTGTCGTAATTGGCCAGGATCCAGTCGGTACCGAGGTCGCGGGTGTCGGGATTGCCGACGACGCCGAAGATCAGGCCGATCCTGTCGTAGCTGCGCATCCGCGAATCATCGAGTCCGAGCAGATATGCGGCCGCATCGGCATGGCCGCTGGACGCCGCCGCGCCGATCGCCGTCTGGCGGAAGGTCGGGTCCTCGCTCGCCAGCGCCTTGTCGATCAGCGACTTTACTGCCGGCAAGCCGCCCTCCTGCGCCACCACGGTCAGCGCGCTGCCGAGGAAGCCGGTATCCAGCGCACCCGTGTTGCCAGCGAGGTATTTCTCGCCGGCGGTCTTGAGCGTGGTGCGCACGGCGGCGTCGCCGGCCTCGTCCGAGACCAGTTCGACGAGGTCGTGGCGCAGGCTCTGCCGGTCGGGATCGTCCTTCGCATAGGCACCGGCGGCGGGATCGAACCCCAGCGCGGCGAGCCGCGGCGTGTAGATCGACGCCAGCACCGCACGATATCCGGGCAGCGACGCCGCAGAGATGAGACCGCGTGCGCGCAACCCCGTGATCCGCCGCCCGCCGTCCATGCTGGCGGTCGCGTCCGGGTTCGCCGCAACCGCACGCGCTTGCGTGAACAGCCAAGCCGCCGGCGCCTTGCCCGCACGGAACGCCGCCCACAGGCTGTCGGTGGTGGCGAGCGCCTCACCCGGCGACAACGTCCCCGACGCCGCGATCAGCGACTGCCAGTCGGCGGGCGCGAGATTGAAGCGATAATAGCCCGCGCCGCCGACATTGGGCATGATCACGCCCGAACCCGGCGCGGCAAGCGAGGTCGCCGGCTTATCGAGCAGAGCGCACTGCTTCGCCGCACCGACTCGCACGCAGAACGGGATGGTCCAGCTGAGCGGCGGCGGGGTCGAGCCCAGAAAGGCGTAGCGTGACTGGGTCGCGACGACACCGCCGCCCTGTCGGCGAACGTCAACGACCGGGACTCCCTGCTGATCGACGAACGACTTGAGCGCGTCGAGGACGCGCGGGTCCTTTGCCGCATCGGAGATCGATTCGAAGAATTGCTCCGACGTCGCATTGCCGTACGCATGACGCTTAAGATGAAGCCGGACGCCTGCCTTGAACTTCTCGTCGCCGAGATAGGCGGCGATCATCGCCACGACCTGTCCGCCCTTGCCGTAGGTGATGTTGTCGAACGCGGAATCGATCTGGCCGTTTTCAGTGATCGGCTGGTGGATCGGGCGCCCGACCTCCAGCGCATCGGTATTCATCGTGCCGAAGCCCTCGGCTAGCGCGCCGACACCGATCTTGAGTTCCGGGCGCCATTCGTTGCCGATGCGATAGCCCATCCAGTTGGCGAAGCTTTCGTTGAGCCAGATGTCGTCCCACCAGGCCGGGGTGACCAGATCACCGAACCATTGGTGCGACAGCTCGTGCGCGACGATCATCCCGAACGACTGCTTGTCGCGGGTCGTTGCGCCCGGCGCCAGGAAGATGATGCCGTCGCCGTACGTGTCGGCGCCGGCATTCTCCATCGCGCCGGCCATGATCGGCGTGCCGATCTGGTCCAGCTTGGGGAATGGAAACGGCTCTCCGAAATAGTTCTCGAGCAACGAGACGATGCGGGGCGTCTCCGCCATCACATAGCCCATCTTGTCCTTCTGCGCCGCGGTCGCGGCCGCGCCATAGGGCATCGGCGCGGGCCGTTCGGGCGTCGGGCGGATCAGTCCGGTCTGGTGGACGAACGGTCCGGTGTCGAGCGCGACGAGGTAGGTCGGCAGTGGCTTGGTGGGCGCGAACTGGTGCTTCTCCATCCCGCCGGCGACCTTGGTGACCGAGACCTGCGGCGCGTTGCTGATCGCGACCAGACCCGGATGCGTCGTCACGGACACGGTGAAGGGCGTCTTGAAGCCGGGTTCGTCGAAGCTCGGGAAGGCGGCCCGGGCGTCGATGCTCTCGAACTGCGTCCAGCTATACCACGCTTCGCCGACCTTGACGTGGAACAGCCCCGACGCGCTATCGCCGAGGCTGCCGGTATAATCGAACGTCAGCGTCGCTGCGCCAGCGGGCAACGCCTGCGCGAAGTCCAGTCGCGCGGTACCGGTCTGATCGACCTGCGTGAACACCGCCGGCGTCGCCTTCCCCCCGACCAGCGCGACAGCCTTGGTGATCTTGAGGTCGCGACCGTGGAAGTAGAGCGATTTCGTCGATGCCTTCAGCATCACGTCGATCTCATTATGCCCCGCAAAGCTGTCCTTCTCGGGCAGGATCGTGAAATCGAGACGATACGCCTTGGGTATCGCCGCATCGGAAAGCCTGCCCTTCGGCGCGTTCGCGTCGGCAGTCACCGCCGCCTTGGTCGGCGCCTCGGGTGCGGGTGCGGGTGCAGTGCCCGCCTGCGCGGTCGTCGACAGCAACAGGGCGGTAAAACCGACGAAATATGAGGCGCGCATCTAAATTCCTGCAATGGTGTAGTAGTAGCGTAACTCAGCTGTGAGAGGCGAGCAAGCCCCCGTACCACCCGATCAAAACTATCGTTGCAAGCCCGTCGACGCGCGCGAGCCGGCGGACAAACCGATCTACATATCCGGCCATACTCACAAGGCGGTTTCGGGCCTTTTACGCCCTCGCCTATTCCGGCTATCCGTTCCGCATCAGGCAGTTCCATCGTAATGGATCGCCGAGTGATGGGACGAAGGAGTGACGTCGTGATCGAGATAAATTTCGATGGGATCGTCGGTCCTACCCATAATTACGCCGGGCTCTCGGTCGGCAATCGCGCATCCGCCGCCAACGCCGGCGCGGTATCGGCGCCTCGCGTCGCCGCGCTTCAGGGCATTGCGAAGATGCGGCGGATGATGGCGTTGGGGCTCAGGCAAGGCGTGTTCCTTCCGCATGACCGCCCGAATACAGGCTGGCTGCGCGCGCTGGGCTTCGTCGGCAGCGAGCAGGAAGCGCTCGCCTCGGCATGGATGGCCGACCCTGCGCTGGTGGCCAACGCGATGTCGGCTTCGGCGATGTGGACCGCGAATGCAGGCACCGTTTCGCCCGCATCGGATACGTCCGACGGACTGTGCCATATCTCGGTGGCGAACCTGTCGACGATGCCGCACCGCGCCAGCGAGGCGGCGCAGACCGAGCGCCAGCTTCGTCTTGCCTTCGCCGACCCGCGGTACTTCCGCGTCCATGGTCCGCTGCCCTCCGCGTTCGGTGATGAGGGGGCGGCGAACTTCATGCGGGTCGTGCCTGCCAATGGCGGTGCCGCCGTCGAGATCTTCGTCCACGGCGACGGCCATGCGGGCGGTTTTCCCTCGCGCCAGCATCGCACCGCAAGCGAAGCCGTTGCCAGGCGGCATGGAACCGATCCGTCGCGGACGCTGATGGTGCGGCAAAGCGACGCGGCGATCGCGGCGGGCGCGTTTCACAACGATGTGGTGGCCGTGGCGAACGGCCATGTGCTGTTCGCGCACGCACAGGCGTTCGCTGATCCTGCCGCGCTGTACGATGCCGTCACGGCACGTGTTCCCGGTGCGGCGATCGTCGAAGTCCCCGCGGATCGCATCAGCCTGGACACCGCGATCCGGACCTATCTGTTCAATTCGCAACTCGTCACAATGCCGGACGGCGGAATGACTCTCGTCCTGCCTGCAGAAGCGGGCGAGAATGCGGACGTGTGGGCGTGGTTGTCGGATCTGATGGCGACCAACGGTCCGATCACACGTCTGGAGGTCGTCGACGTTCGCGAGTCGATGCGCAATGGCGGCGGTCCCGCATGCCTCAGGTTTCGCGTTCAGGTCGATGCCGATGCCTGTGCGGCAATCGATCCTCGGTTCCTGCTCGATGACGCGGCTTGCGACCGGATCGAGGCCGTCATTGCACGCGAATGGCCCGAAGCGATTGCGCCCGGCGATCTCGGAAATCCGGATCTCTGGGCGCAATGCAAGCATGCACGGACGTCGCTGACGGCCGCGCTGGGAT from Sphingomonas sp. HMP9 encodes:
- a CDS encoding lytic murein transglycosylase, with amino-acid sequence MIALLCGSAPAAAQDDAGFQSYMSVLRQQALADGVSARTADAVFPTLTLNTRVIELDRAQPGSTNPSAIPAFAPYKAQHVDAARIARGRQTYLAQRSRLQRIEQQTGVPESVMVAIWGHETNYGSYTGNFDLLRSLASLAYEGRRRSLFAGEFIAGLKMLDRGVTREQLKGSWAGATGNPQFLPSIYLRLARDGDGDGRADIWNSPADTLASIGNYFTDAGWRPGQPWGVAVNVPAGLDRSQVRNRLVSPRCPRVFERHSGWRTIAEWRALGVTPQGRSLPADSVMATLLEPDGQGATAYLLTSNYRVILDYNCSNFYALSVGLLADAVER
- a CDS encoding N-succinylarginine dihydrolase; this encodes MGRRSDVVIEINFDGIVGPTHNYAGLSVGNRASAANAGAVSAPRVAALQGIAKMRRMMALGLRQGVFLPHDRPNTGWLRALGFVGSEQEALASAWMADPALVANAMSASAMWTANAGTVSPASDTSDGLCHISVANLSTMPHRASEAAQTERQLRLAFADPRYFRVHGPLPSAFGDEGAANFMRVVPANGGAAVEIFVHGDGHAGGFPSRQHRTASEAVARRHGTDPSRTLMVRQSDAAIAAGAFHNDVVAVANGHVLFAHAQAFADPAALYDAVTARVPGAAIVEVPADRISLDTAIRTYLFNSQLVTMPDGGMTLVLPAEAGENADVWAWLSDLMATNGPITRLEVVDVRESMRNGGGPACLRFRVQVDADACAAIDPRFLLDDAACDRIEAVIAREWPEAIAPGDLGNPDLWAQCKHARTSLTAALGFGPDEI
- a CDS encoding M1 family metallopeptidase; its protein translation is MRASYFVGFTALLLSTTAQAGTAPAPAPEAPTKAAVTADANAPKGRLSDAAIPKAYRLDFTILPEKDSFAGHNEIDVMLKASTKSLYFHGRDLKITKAVALVGGKATPAVFTQVDQTGTARLDFAQALPAGAATLTFDYTGSLGDSASGLFHVKVGEAWYSWTQFESIDARAAFPSFDEPGFKTPFTVSVTTHPGLVAISNAPQVSVTKVAGGMEKHQFAPTKPLPTYLVALDTGPFVHQTGLIRPTPERPAPMPYGAAATAAQKDKMGYVMAETPRIVSLLENYFGEPFPFPKLDQIGTPIMAGAMENAGADTYGDGIIFLAPGATTRDKQSFGMIVAHELSHQWFGDLVTPAWWDDIWLNESFANWMGYRIGNEWRPELKIGVGALAEGFGTMNTDALEVGRPIHQPITENGQIDSAFDNITYGKGGQVVAMIAAYLGDEKFKAGVRLHLKRHAYGNATSEQFFESISDAAKDPRVLDALKSFVDQQGVPVVDVRRQGGGVVATQSRYAFLGSTPPPLSWTIPFCVRVGAAKQCALLDKPATSLAAPGSGVIMPNVGGAGYYRFNLAPADWQSLIAASGTLSPGEALATTDSLWAAFRAGKAPAAWLFTQARAVAANPDATASMDGGRRITGLRARGLISAASLPGYRAVLASIYTPRLAALGFDPAAGAYAKDDPDRQSLRHDLVELVSDEAGDAAVRTTLKTAGEKYLAGNTGALDTGFLGSALTVVAQEGGLPAVKSLIDKALASEDPTFRQTAIGAAASSGHADAAAYLLGLDDSRMRSYDRIGLIFGVVGNPDTRDLGTDWILANYDKLLAGGNGIFLTSRLPQALATQCGADRADRIDAKVGALIRKADVGVLGYERTLEVIRHCGVLRQAKSAEIAAALAVR
- a CDS encoding septal ring lytic transglycosylase RlpA family protein; the encoded protein is MRSSARTLCLALALAGCSNARESVGAPLPAGGGLYGSYKDTGLASWYGEELSGNRTASGEAFDPDAMTAAHRTLPLGSFVEVTSVATGRSILVRINDRGPGRRDRMIDLSRAAAHVLGTDRRQVAAVRIRAIVPTAHDASLLRAGKAASERNPIFTQAASLDMLPARKPLPVLVAGRRYVLQVATFSNAGRATALARRLDADVVEGGGLYRVRIGPFKDAASLQRARDAVAERGYGDAQVLPTD